A genomic window from Helicobacter suis HS1 includes:
- a CDS encoding AlwI family type II restriction endonuclease — protein sequence MITKKPNAPINLGDTSFRRKEIVGDYKTLLQGLCDLHLEWDIHNGSQEMFYRYVLESGLIKPPDKDISHAEQAKRARTYSNALVKIGFIDHKRVLTPAGLAFLHNEIKLDFLESLLGLKQDNVAFLRQLFKLEVHQNGSIIYFYRIALVLLLRFYKIPLDHFCKILLSLEPKQHAGTLTSVLDGYQKVIENKQDIYAFIKQLHIKSKEVHFTNDKMQIEKFNIYFKNRKSQNSTVLYWQFYQACLNFYNAKTPTNLENLYTIGSNQVVIKAFGFGKPLFVKSLVSGKDNILFGAPNLEEFNRQFYERYRDSRHYDQVQEYSDVLIRIFRVSGLISFNNNLVSLKQREVIQEIFSSENQIILDAQFSPPTNALSLYQDLSLVQILNLEQNALESFEKRIRAKCQIPSKVSTQDFFKNQYERQFEAKIESLYTDSQLCALLGMFGHKSQHKKIQEITTDNASVPTIFEYIVALVWHRISGKDFNLQDSMKLSLDADGLPLLHAPGGDGDIIARHATFDTMLEVTLMDKNAQKRGELEPVIRHGANLSAQNNQQGRKSYVFFIADTLDVNVINLFRASAYAQLQHTRQKISTNGVKIFALNTKQLGYLLEKKPNYKALIATIFKDYSYNNPKPITYQWHKEVWQAVKALCVP from the coding sequence ATGATAACTAAAAAACCAAATGCACCTATTAACCTTGGCGATACCAGTTTTAGGCGCAAAGAGATCGTTGGCGATTATAAAACCCTACTTCAGGGACTATGTGATTTACACCTAGAGTGGGATATACACAACGGGTCGCAGGAAATGTTTTACCGCTATGTGTTAGAAAGTGGTCTTATTAAACCACCAGATAAGGATATTAGCCATGCAGAGCAAGCCAAGCGGGCAAGAACCTACAGCAATGCACTTGTTAAAATAGGCTTTATAGACCATAAGCGGGTATTGACCCCAGCAGGTTTAGCCTTTTTACACAATGAAATTAAATTAGATTTCTTAGAATCCTTGCTAGGCTTAAAACAAGATAATGTTGCTTTTTTACGGCAACTTTTCAAGTTAGAGGTTCATCAAAATGGGAGCATTATTTATTTTTACCGCATAGCTCTTGTACTTCTGCTTAGATTTTACAAAATCCCGCTAGATCACTTCTGTAAGATTTTATTAAGTTTAGAGCCCAAGCAACACGCAGGGACATTAACAAGTGTCCTTGATGGCTACCAAAAAGTTATAGAGAATAAGCAAGACATCTATGCCTTTATCAAACAACTCCACATAAAAAGTAAAGAGGTGCATTTTACAAATGATAAGATGCAAATAGAAAAATTTAACATCTACTTTAAAAACCGCAAAAGCCAAAATTCAACAGTTCTTTATTGGCAATTTTACCAAGCTTGCCTAAACTTTTATAACGCCAAAACCCCCACAAACCTAGAAAACTTATACACAATCGGTTCTAATCAAGTTGTTATCAAAGCTTTTGGTTTTGGCAAACCTCTGTTTGTAAAATCGCTTGTAAGTGGAAAAGATAATATTTTATTTGGTGCGCCCAACTTAGAAGAGTTTAACCGCCAATTCTACGAAAGATATCGCGACTCAAGGCATTACGACCAAGTGCAAGAATACAGCGATGTACTCATACGCATTTTTAGAGTTTCAGGGCTTATTAGTTTTAATAACAACCTAGTTAGCCTAAAGCAAAGGGAAGTGATCCAAGAAATCTTTAGTTCTGAAAATCAGATCATCTTAGATGCGCAATTCTCACCCCCTACAAACGCCCTTAGCCTTTATCAAGACCTTTCCCTAGTACAAATCCTAAACCTAGAACAAAACGCCCTAGAGAGCTTTGAGAAGCGTATTAGAGCTAAGTGCCAAATCCCCTCTAAAGTCTCTACACAAGATTTTTTTAAAAACCAATATGAGCGCCAATTTGAAGCCAAAATAGAGAGTCTCTACACAGATAGCCAGCTTTGCGCCCTTTTAGGTATGTTTGGCCACAAAAGCCAACATAAAAAGATCCAAGAGATCACCACAGATAACGCTAGTGTGCCAACTATCTTTGAATACATCGTTGCTCTTGTGTGGCATAGAATCAGTGGTAAGGACTTTAATTTGCAAGATAGCATGAAATTGAGCCTAGATGCCGATGGCTTGCCCCTATTACATGCTCCGGGTGGAGATGGCGATATTATTGCACGCCATGCTACTTTTGATACCATGCTAGAGGTTACTCTTATGGATAAGAACGCCCAAAAGCGGGGAGAGTTAGAGCCTGTTATCAGGCATGGTGCAAATTTAAGTGCCCAAAACAACCAACAAGGGCGTAAGTCTTATGTTTTTTTCATAGCCGATACTTTAGATGTTAATGTCATCAATCTTTTTAGAGCCAGCGCCTACGCGCAACTCCAACATACCCGTCAAAAAATCAGCACAAATGGGGTTAAAATCTTTGCTTTAAATACCAAGCAACTTGGCTACCTCTTAGAAAAAAAGCCCAACTACAAGGCATTAATTGCCACCATTTTTAAAGACTACAGCTATAACAACCCTAAACCCATAACTTACCAGTGGCATAAAGAAGTTTGGCAGGCTGTAAAAGCCCTATGTGTGCCATGA
- a CDS encoding DNA adenine methylase — translation MKTFSISNRRYLGGKAHMLGLIEQVVRTHTHGCKSFADLFAGTGVVAHHFNPSFDIVVNDILACNHYAYLCFFSYMPYDRGLILHLLTHYNQVTDLADNYYSQTFANTYLSAANLKKVGFIRDDLDQKLKEKEINEREHSILLTSLIYAIDRIANTVGHYDAYRKNGALEISLELRMPTIVNTHNTHNQIFNMDANVLAKHLQADIVYLDPPYNSRQYANAYHFLENIARNTKPPVFGSAGKMDLSSLRSQYCLKDAKEHFKEIINTLKARYILFSYNNTNGANPRSNTKISDTDILEILGQKGVVSVFSKDCTPFSAGKSAITNHQERLFLCAVDPYKLRHSLRNPQTKIKLDSISS, via the coding sequence ATGAAAACCTTTAGCATATCCAACCGCCGTTATTTGGGGGGTAAGGCGCACATGCTAGGCTTGATAGAGCAGGTCGTGCGCACACATACACATGGCTGCAAGAGTTTTGCTGATCTCTTTGCAGGTACAGGTGTTGTCGCCCATCATTTTAACCCAAGCTTTGACATCGTGGTTAATGATATTTTGGCGTGCAATCACTACGCTTATCTATGCTTTTTCTCGTATATGCCCTATGATAGGGGCTTGATTTTGCATCTACTCACACACTACAACCAAGTTACAGATTTAGCCGACAACTACTACAGCCAAACATTTGCTAACACCTATCTAAGTGCTGCAAATCTTAAGAAAGTGGGCTTTATTCGCGATGATCTAGATCAAAAACTTAAAGAAAAAGAAATTAATGAGCGGGAACACTCTATTTTACTAACCTCTCTTATTTATGCCATCGATCGAATCGCTAACACCGTGGGGCATTATGATGCCTACCGCAAAAATGGGGCGCTAGAAATATCCTTAGAGTTGCGGATGCCAACCATTGTTAATACCCATAATACCCATAATCAAATTTTTAACATGGACGCTAATGTACTTGCTAAGCATCTACAAGCCGACATTGTCTATTTAGACCCCCCCTACAACTCGCGCCAATACGCCAACGCTTACCACTTTTTAGAAAACATCGCTCGCAACACCAAACCCCCCGTCTTTGGAAGTGCGGGCAAAATGGATTTAAGTAGTTTAAGAAGCCAGTATTGTCTAAAAGATGCCAAAGAACACTTCAAAGAAATCATAAACACACTCAAAGCCCGCTATATTCTCTTTTCCTACAACAATACCAATGGCGCCAATCCCCGCTCTAACACTAAAATTAGCGATACTGACATTTTAGAGATTTTGGGGCAAAAGGGCGTGGTATCTGTCTTTAGTAAGGATTGTACCCCCTTTAGTGCGGGTAAATCTGCTATCACTAACCACCAAGAACGGCTGTTTTTATGCGCTGTTGATCCCTATAAACTTAGGCATAGTTTAAGAAATCCACAGACTAAGATAAAGCTTGATTCAATCTCCTCTTAA
- a CDS encoding DNA adenine methylase produces MIQSPLNYTGGKFRLLPQILPKFPPHIHTFYDIFCGGFNVGANVKAHRVLGIDKNKSLIELLSYIQNTSNLEEQIDQIIATHGLSQSSLWGYSHYNTTSNTGLGAHNKQAFLKLRESYNHSKEPLLLLVLVIFAFNNQMRFNNKGAFNLPVGKRDFNTRLRHKLQLFQERIQGNYFSCMDFRAMDLNAVSSNDFFYLDPPYLLGCAHYNENGGWSLEDELDLLHFLQKVSHRGIKFALSNVLEHKGAKHQMLLEWCGAQKWHIHPLTYSYANSSYQAKHKNTPSQEVLVTNY; encoded by the coding sequence TTGATTCAATCTCCTCTTAACTACACGGGAGGTAAATTTAGACTCTTGCCCCAAATACTCCCCAAATTTCCGCCCCATATCCACACCTTTTATGATATCTTTTGTGGTGGGTTTAATGTGGGGGCAAATGTCAAGGCACATAGGGTGTTAGGCATAGATAAGAACAAATCCTTAATTGAGCTTTTATCTTATATCCAAAACACCTCCAATTTAGAGGAACAAATTGATCAGATTATCGCTACACATGGACTCAGCCAATCTAGTCTATGGGGTTACTCCCACTATAACACCACTTCTAACACAGGTTTGGGGGCGCATAATAAGCAAGCGTTTTTAAAGCTTAGGGAGAGCTATAACCATAGCAAAGAGCCCTTATTGTTACTCGTGTTGGTGATCTTTGCTTTTAATAACCAGATGCGCTTTAATAACAAGGGGGCTTTTAATTTGCCTGTAGGCAAGCGGGATTTTAATACAAGGCTTAGGCACAAATTACAGCTTTTTCAAGAAAGGATACAGGGGAATTATTTCTCATGCATGGACTTTAGGGCGATGGACTTAAACGCTGTGTCATCTAATGATTTTTTTTACCTTGATCCGCCCTATCTCTTAGGTTGTGCGCATTATAACGAAAATGGAGGGTGGTCTTTAGAAGATGAACTAGATTTATTGCACTTTTTACAAAAAGTTAGCCACAGGGGTATTAAATTTGCGCTTTCTAATGTGCTTGAGCATAAGGGGGCAAAGCACCAAATGCTTTTAGAGTGGTGTGGGGCACAAAAGTGGCACATACACCCTTTAACATACAGCTATGCTAATTCTAGCTACCAAGCTAAACATAAAAACACCCCAAGCCAAGAAGTGTTGGTTACAAACTACTAG
- a CDS encoding shikimate kinase, with protein sequence MQAPHSFKIWLIGFMGSGKSTIGALLAQMLGCSFLDTDLQISAQEGLEITQIFNKYSEGYFRKLEKELVSQISQLQTPLVIATGGGLPIFTPIEVGVLIYLCLDFKVLYTRLINDSTPRPLFKTTEQLHALYQKRCSRYDSMAHHRINANQSPERVIADILKRL encoded by the coding sequence ATGCAGGCCCCTCACTCTTTTAAAATTTGGCTCATTGGTTTTATGGGTAGTGGCAAGAGTACTATAGGCGCGCTTTTAGCACAAATGTTAGGCTGTAGCTTTTTAGATACAGATTTACAAATCAGCGCCCAAGAAGGCTTAGAGATTACACAAATCTTTAACAAATATTCAGAAGGCTATTTTAGAAAACTAGAAAAAGAATTAGTCAGTCAAATTAGCCAATTACAAACCCCCTTAGTGATTGCCACAGGGGGAGGATTACCCATTTTTACCCCTATAGAAGTAGGTGTTTTGATCTATCTATGCCTAGATTTTAAAGTTCTTTATACACGCCTAATAAATGATTCTACTCCCCGCCCTCTTTTTAAAACAACAGAACAGCTACACGCCCTTTATCAAAAGCGTTGTAGCCGTTATGACTCTATGGCACACCACCGAATCAATGCCAATCAAAGCCCAGAAAGGGTGATTGCAGATATTTTAAAGCGCTTATAA
- the eno gene encoding phosphopyruvate hydratase, whose protein sequence is MQIYKILASEVLDSRGNPTLKAKVMLSDGSVGVAIVPSGASTGKREALELRDSGQRFLGKGVLKACGFVEGVIQEALVGLDPYNQSHVDSLLQKIDGTENYAHLGANASLGVSLALARASACSLHLALHSYLGGINGLTLPTPMLNIINGGAHANNNLDFQEYMIMPLKFESFKEALRASVEVYHTLKNMLVEAKQPISVGDEGGFAPNFKNNKEPLDWILKAIEKAGYQPGEQIALALDIASSELMNPAGRYVLSSENKELEASALIEYYDRLLEKYPIVSIEDALGEEDYSGWAELSAKLGQKVQLVGDDLFVTNSKLLQKGIEAKLANAILIKPNQIGTLSQTIQTMHLAQKSGYACVMSHRSGESEDSFIADFAVALNTGQIKTGAPTRGERTAKYNRLLEIEDSIEGIYAGPSLF, encoded by the coding sequence ATGCAAATTTACAAGATTTTAGCCAGTGAGGTATTAGATAGTCGGGGTAATCCCACTCTAAAGGCTAAGGTTATGCTTAGCGATGGTTCTGTGGGTGTGGCCATTGTACCTAGTGGAGCTAGCACAGGCAAGAGAGAGGCGTTAGAATTACGGGATAGCGGTCAGCGCTTTTTAGGCAAAGGGGTTTTAAAAGCCTGTGGTTTTGTAGAGGGGGTGATTCAAGAGGCTTTAGTGGGTTTAGATCCTTATAACCAAAGCCATGTTGATTCTTTATTGCAAAAAATAGATGGCACAGAAAATTATGCGCATTTGGGGGCTAATGCTAGCTTGGGGGTGTCTTTGGCTTTAGCACGCGCCTCTGCTTGCTCTTTACATTTAGCCCTCCATAGTTATTTAGGAGGCATTAATGGCCTGACACTGCCCACTCCTATGCTAAATATCATCAACGGGGGCGCACATGCTAACAATAACTTAGACTTTCAAGAGTACATGATCATGCCTCTTAAGTTTGAAAGTTTTAAAGAGGCTTTACGCGCCAGTGTGGAGGTTTATCACACACTAAAAAACATGTTAGTAGAGGCCAAACAACCCATTAGCGTAGGAGATGAAGGCGGATTTGCGCCCAATTTTAAAAATAATAAAGAACCTTTGGATTGGATTTTAAAAGCCATTGAAAAGGCGGGTTATCAACCCGGTGAACAGATCGCTTTGGCTTTAGATATAGCCAGTAGTGAATTAATGAATCCTGCGGGGCGTTATGTGCTGAGTAGCGAAAATAAAGAACTTGAAGCAAGCGCGCTAATTGAATATTATGACAGACTGCTAGAAAAATACCCCATTGTCTCTATTGAGGACGCTTTAGGCGAGGAGGATTATAGCGGCTGGGCAGAACTAAGCGCTAAATTAGGGCAAAAAGTCCAATTAGTAGGCGATGATCTTTTTGTAACCAATAGCAAACTTTTACAAAAAGGCATTGAGGCTAAACTAGCCAACGCGATTTTAATTAAACCCAACCAAATAGGCACACTCTCACAAACTATTCAAACCATGCACCTAGCGCAAAAGTCAGGTTATGCCTGTGTGATGAGTCATCGTAGCGGGGAGAGTGAGGATAGCTTTATCGCTGATTTTGCAGTAGCGCTTAACACCGGGCAGATTAAAACAGGTGCGCCCACTCGTGGCGAGCGCACGGCTAAATACAACCGCCTTTTAGAAATTGAGGATAGTATAGAAGGCATTTATGCAGGCCCCTCACTCTTTTAA
- a CDS encoding outer membrane beta-barrel protein, translated as MNAYYSQLAQQQIKGTTANFSPTFVQFIFNLGFRAQLSRHNGIELGVKIPTIDNPYYTYSSPKENAAWGVAGASKTTIRFRRNVAAYLNYVYHF; from the coding sequence ATGAATGCGTATTATAGCCAACTGGCCCAACAACAAATAAAAGGCACTACAGCCAATTTCTCACCCACCTTTGTACAATTTATTTTTAATCTAGGCTTTAGGGCTCAGTTATCCCGACACAATGGTATTGAATTAGGTGTAAAAATCCCTACAATTGATAATCCTTACTACACCTATTCTAGTCCTAAAGAGAATGCTGCTTGGGGGGTTGCTGGAGCTTCTAAAACAACTATTCGTTTTAGGCGCAATGTAGCAGCCTACTTAAATTATGTGTATCATTTTTAG
- a CDS encoding outer membrane protein — protein sequence MSKRVLYLFKASSIIIAKGEDQLKLSAANQFNTLLFTPLNAEKNGVFLEGGVIYSNFESIEKESRGPETLKNIGLVPILVPGTATMQKSNGDLYGADIMLGYKHFFGAKKHLGLRYYATFSGQGGSIWQNQNSTLGYTQPAANLFYGVGMDILFNLYQKNEHSFGVFIGAMVGGSSWLMGKSGQFGQCRFSYLGHVLR from the coding sequence GTGAGTAAAAGAGTGCTTTATTTATTTAAAGCTTCCTCTATCATTATTGCTAAGGGTGAGGATCAATTAAAACTAAGCGCTGCTAACCAATTTAATACTCTCCTGTTTACTCCCTTAAATGCCGAAAAAAACGGTGTTTTCTTAGAAGGGGGGGTTATCTATTCTAATTTTGAAAGTATAGAAAAAGAAAGCAGAGGACCAGAGACTCTTAAAAACATCGGTTTAGTCCCTATCCTTGTTCCGGGCACAGCCACCATGCAAAAGTCCAATGGCGATCTTTATGGCGCAGATATTATGCTAGGTTATAAACACTTTTTTGGAGCTAAAAAACATTTGGGGTTACGCTATTACGCTACTTTTAGCGGACAGGGAGGTAGTATTTGGCAAAACCAAAACAGTACCCTTGGATACACACAACCTGCAGCTAATCTCTTTTATGGGGTGGGTATGGACATTTTATTTAATCTTTATCAAAAAAACGAGCATAGTTTTGGAGTCTTTATAGGCGCGATGGTGGGAGGGAGTAGCTGGTTAATGGGTAAAAGTGGGCAGTTTGGACAGTGTAGATTTAGCTATTTAGGTCATGTACTACGATGA
- a CDS encoding TOBE domain-containing protein — translation MFSARNQLEAKIVEIKEGVVNSLIVGELQSKEIIKAIITADSQKALELAVSKRVLYLFKASSIIIAKGEDQLKLSAANQFKGEVVGIKEGMINTEVMIKTIGGDKLSAMVTNKSIKNLALQIGDKVIAMIKASQIIISA, via the coding sequence ATGTTTAGTGCAAGAAACCAACTAGAAGCTAAGATTGTTGAGATCAAAGAAGGTGTAGTCAATTCGCTAATAGTGGGGGAATTACAGAGTAAAGAGATTATCAAAGCTATTATAACAGCAGATAGCCAAAAAGCCCTAGAGCTAGCGGTGAGTAAAAGAGTGCTTTATTTATTTAAAGCTTCCTCTATCATTATTGCTAAGGGTGAGGATCAATTAAAACTAAGCGCTGCTAACCAATTTAAGGGGGAAGTTGTAGGGATAAAAGAGGGCATGATAAATACTGAGGTGATGATAAAAACTATAGGGGGCGACAAACTAAGCGCAATGGTTACTAATAAGTCTATTAAAAATCTAGCCCTCCAAATTGGAGATAAAGTAATAGCCATGATCAAAGCCAGTCAAATAATCATTAGCGCTTAA
- a CDS encoding beta-ketoacyl-ACP synthase II, whose product MVNALGLDKESAFGAIARGECGVKKITSFDATGFPVQIAAEITNFDPASVMNLKDIKKAGRFIQLALLASKEAMFESQILQEGKCPEEWAERMGVSSASGIGGLGNIEANSIYCYDKGPRKVNPFFITSALVNMIGGFTSIEYGIKGPNLSSVTACAAGTHAIIEAYKTIILEGADRMLVVGAESTICPVGIGGFASIRALSNRNEEPLKASRPFDKERNGFVMGEGAGALILEEYEHAKQRGAHIVAELVGYGESGDASHITAPAPEGEGAYRAMKQALHMAAKVGAKVGYINAHGTSTSYNDLYETIALKNVFGGRDQVPPVSSTKGQIGHCLGAAGTIEAIVSIMAMQKGILPPTINQEVRDPGCDLDYIPNEAREAKLEAVMSNSFGFGGTNGVVIFKTI is encoded by the coding sequence ATGGTGAATGCCCTGGGACTAGATAAGGAAAGCGCTTTTGGAGCCATTGCGCGCGGGGAGTGTGGCGTAAAAAAGATCACCAGTTTTGATGCTACGGGTTTTCCTGTACAAATTGCAGCTGAGATCACAAATTTTGATCCTGCCTCTGTTATGAATTTGAAGGATATTAAGAAAGCAGGGCGTTTTATCCAGCTAGCTTTATTAGCCAGTAAAGAAGCCATGTTTGAAAGCCAAATTCTACAAGAGGGCAAATGTCCGGAAGAATGGGCTGAGAGAATGGGCGTGAGTTCTGCATCTGGGATTGGAGGCTTGGGCAATATAGAGGCAAACTCTATTTACTGCTATGATAAAGGTCCCAGAAAAGTTAATCCTTTTTTTATCACCTCCGCCCTTGTGAATATGATTGGTGGGTTTACTTCTATAGAATATGGCATTAAGGGGCCCAATCTCTCCAGCGTTACTGCCTGCGCGGCTGGTACCCATGCGATTATAGAGGCCTATAAGACGATCATATTAGAAGGGGCCGATCGCATGCTAGTGGTGGGAGCAGAATCAACAATTTGTCCTGTAGGTATTGGAGGCTTTGCTTCTATCCGTGCCTTGTCTAATCGCAATGAGGAACCCCTAAAAGCCTCCAGACCTTTTGATAAGGAGCGTAATGGCTTTGTAATGGGAGAGGGTGCGGGGGCTTTGATCTTAGAGGAATATGAGCATGCCAAGCAAAGAGGGGCGCACATTGTAGCAGAGTTAGTAGGGTATGGTGAAAGCGGAGATGCTAGCCATATCACCGCGCCAGCACCTGAGGGTGAGGGGGCTTATAGAGCCATGAAACAAGCTTTACATATGGCGGCTAAAGTGGGGGCTAAGGTAGGTTATATCAATGCCCATGGCACTAGCACAAGCTATAATGATTTATACGAAACCATTGCCTTAAAAAATGTCTTTGGTGGTAGAGATCAAGTGCCTCCTGTGAGCTCAACTAAAGGACAAATAGGGCATTGCTTAGGAGCAGCAGGGACTATTGAGGCTATTGTGTCTATTATGGCCATGCAAAAAGGGATATTGCCCCCTACCATTAACCAAGAGGTGCGCGATCCGGGTTGTGATTTAGACTATATCCCCAACGAAGCAAGAGAGGCTAAATTAGAGGCTGTTATGAGTAATTCCTTTGGATTTGGTGGCACTAATGGGGTGGTTATATTTAAAACCATTTGA
- the acpP gene encoding acyl carrier protein — MALFEDVQAVIVEQLNVSASQVTEEADFIKDLNADSLDVVELIMALEEKFGIEIPDEQAEKIKTVGDALRFIEENKLA; from the coding sequence ATGGCTTTGTTTGAAGATGTTCAGGCGGTGATTGTAGAGCAGTTAAATGTGAGCGCGTCGCAGGTTACTGAAGAGGCGGATTTTATTAAAGATTTGAATGCAGACTCTTTAGATGTGGTGGAGCTGATTATGGCACTAGAGGAAAAGTTTGGGATTGAGATTCCTGATGAGCAAGCTGAAAAAATTAAAACGGTCGGCGATGCGCTTCGATTCATTGAAGAGAACAAATTAGCATAA
- the fabG gene encoding 3-oxoacyl-ACP reductase FabG, which yields MEFSGHNVLVTGATRGIGRAIALLLSGYTNKNKQPLKVWINYRNYPESADNLKKEIEQQGGRAGVIKFDVSQEEAFIEGIKTIVESDGGLSYLVNNAGIVLDKLAVRMKTQEFMQVLETNLKSVFVGCREALKVMGKQRFGSVVNISSVVAERGNMGQVNYAASKGGVVSMTKSFAYEGALRNIRFNCITPGFIDTDMTNLKEEVKESYLKTIPLARLGQPQEVAGAVAFLLSDLSSYITGEVLKVNGGLYM from the coding sequence ATGGAATTTAGCGGGCATAATGTGTTAGTTACAGGAGCAACTAGGGGGATTGGGCGCGCGATCGCCCTTTTGCTCTCTGGTTATACAAATAAAAATAAACAACCCCTGAAGGTGTGGATTAATTATCGCAACTATCCTGAGAGTGCGGATAATCTGAAAAAGGAGATTGAGCAGCAAGGGGGCAGGGCTGGCGTGATTAAGTTTGATGTCAGCCAAGAAGAGGCTTTTATAGAGGGGATTAAAACTATCGTAGAATCTGATGGGGGTTTGAGTTATCTAGTCAATAATGCAGGGATTGTACTAGATAAATTAGCCGTGCGCATGAAAACGCAGGAGTTCATGCAAGTGCTAGAAACCAACTTGAAATCTGTTTTTGTGGGGTGTCGCGAAGCTTTAAAGGTAATGGGAAAACAAAGATTTGGGAGTGTGGTTAATATTTCCTCAGTAGTTGCAGAACGAGGCAACATGGGGCAGGTAAACTATGCAGCCAGTAAGGGGGGGGTTGTTTCCATGACTAAATCTTTTGCTTACGAGGGGGCTTTGCGCAATATCCGTTTTAATTGTATTACTCCGGGTTTTATTGATACAGACATGACTAACCTTAAAGAGGAAGTGAAGGAAAGTTATTTAAAAACTATCCCTCTAGCACGGCTAGGACAACCACAAGAAGTAGCGGGGGCTGTGGCGTTTTTGCTTAGTGATTTATCTAGCTACATCACAGGAGAGGTTTTAAAGGTAAATGGGGGTTTATATATGTGA
- the rpsU gene encoding 30S ribosomal protein S21: protein MPGIKVRETDSFDEAYRRFKKQTDRNLVVTECRARRFFESKTEKRKRQKINAKKKILRRLYMLRRYESKL, encoded by the coding sequence ATGCCCGGGATTAAAGTCAGGGAAACAGATAGTTTTGATGAAGCCTACCGGCGTTTTAAAAAACAAACTGATCGCAACTTGGTAGTAACCGAGTGTCGCGCGAGGCGCTTCTTTGAATCTAAAACTGAAAAGCGCAAAAGACAAAAAATCAATGCAAAAAAGAAAATCTTGAGACGCTTGTATATGCTTAGGCGTTATGAGTCAAAGCTGTAG